The sequence CCCGCTCCTGTTCCCGCTCCCGACGAGGCATCATCTCTCATGCACGAAGCAGCGCGGCCTGAGCCCGGGGAGAGCGATGCGCACATGACCGACGACGCCTGGGTGAGCGTCGCCGGCGCCGGCACCGTCCGGGCCTCCGATCAGCCGCTCCGCTGGGGCCGGTTGGTCGGGGGTGTCGTGGTGCTGGCGTTGCTGGTCTTCGCCGGGGTCGCGGCGGTGAGCGCGGTCACCGCACGCCGGGCGGCCGAGCGCGAGGCGGTGAACGACGCACTGGCCATCACCGACGTGCTCGGCGAGTCGGTGATGCAGCCCGCCCTCACCGACGACCTGTCCTCCGCCGACGCCACGCGCCGGCAGGCGGCGCTGGACCAGCTCGACGTGACGGTGCGCGAGCGGCTGCTCAGCGACACGATCGTGCGGGTCAAGCTGTGGAAGCCGGACGGCACGATCGTCTATGCCGACGAGTCCCAGCTGATCGGGATGCGTTTCGCGCTCGACGACGAGGAGATCGAAGCCCTCGACGAGCGGGTGACGAAGGCCGAGATCAGTGACCTGAGCGCCCCGGAGAACCGGTTCGAGCGCAGCAACAACCGCAAGCTCCTCGAGGTCTACCGCCCGGTGTGGGCGCCGGACGGCCAGACGCTGCTGTTCGAGACCTACTCCGCCTACGACGCGGTGACGGCCCGGACCAGCCAGCTGTGGCGGGGTTTCGGCGGCATCACGCTGACCAGCCTGCTCCTGCTGCTGGTCGCGCAGGCCCCGCTGACCTGGGCCCTGGTGGCGCGGGTGCGCCGTGCGCAGGCCGAGCGGGAGGCCTACCTGGCCCGGGCGGTGCAGGCCTCGGACGACGAAAGGCGCCGTATCGCCGCCACTCTGCACGACGGCGCGGTGCAGGAGCTGGTGGGCAGCGCGTTCCTGGTGGCCGGCGTCGCGGACCGGGCCCGGGCGGCCGGTGACGGCACGGCGGCACAGCAGCTCGACCTGGCGGCGGGCTCGGTGCGGTCGAGCATCGGTGGTCTGCGTTCGTTGCTGGTGGACATCTATCCGCCGTCCCTGCGCAGTGCCGGTCTGCGCGCGGCGCTGACCGATCTGGCGGCGCCGTTGCGGGCCCAGGGTGTGGGGGTGCTGGTGGAGGTGCCGGACGAGCCGGAGCTGACGGCGGAGAAGGAGGAGCTGGTGTTCCGGGTGGCCCAGGAATGCCTGCGCAACATCATGAAACACGCGGACGCCGAGAACGTGCGGGTCGGCCTGCACGGTCCGGACGAGGAGGGGCACACGGTGCTGGAACTGGTGGACGACGGTGTCGGGTTCGATCTCGGCGCCGTGCTGGCGCGCCCCGAGGAGGGGCACTTCGGGCTGCGGCTCGTGGCCGATCAGGCGGCGGCCGCGGGGGCGGAGCTCCGGGTGCGCACCGCTCCCGGTGAGGGGACGAGCTGGCGGCTGGAGGTGCCCCGGTGAGCGACCGGATCCGGGTGCTGCTGGTGGACGACCACGCGCTGGTGCGGGCCGGGCTGACCGCTCTGCTCGACGCCCATCCACGGATCGAGGTGGTGGGGGAGGCCGCGGACGGCGACCAGGCCGTGGAGCTGACCGAGAACGCCGAGCCCGACGTGGTTCTCATGGATCTGTCGATGCCGGGCACCGACGGGGTGACGGCGACCCGGGAACTGCTGGTGCGGCGTCCGGGAACCCAGGTTCTGGTGCTCACCTCGTTCTCCGACCGGAACCGGGTGCGGGACGCCCTGGCAGCGGGTGCGATCGGCTACCTGCTCAAGGACTCCGACCCGCAGGACGTGGTGAACGGGGTGATCGCGGCGGCCCGGCAGGGCTCGCCGCTCGACCCCCGGATCGCCCGGACCCTGCTGACCGAGGGCACGGTCGGCCCGCCGCCCGCACTGCCCCCGCTGTCGCCGCGGGAGCTGGACGTGCTCCGGCTGGTGGCGCGGGGGATGGCGAACAAGCAGATCGGCCGTGCCCTCGGGATCAGCGAACGGACCGTGAAGGTGCACCTGGGCAACGTGTTCCGGCGGATCGGCGTGCAGGACCGCACCTCCGCAGCACTCTGGGCCCGGGAGAACCTCCAGCAGTGATCACCGCCTGCGGGTGAAGGGTGCCCTCAGGGTGGGGACGATGTGCTTCCAGTGCCAGGCGAAGGCGGCCAGGGCGATGACGCCGTACACCGCGGACAGGATCAGCCGGCCCTGGGTGCCGGTGACCGGGAACTGAATCATGAACAGCAGCAGCAGGATCCAGGCCGACCAGTGGTGGAACCGCAGGCCGATGATCAGCGCGATGCCCATCATCGTCTGCGTCGCGGTCAGCAGCATCTCCTCGGTCTGCCGGTGGTCGAGGGCCAGGGCCGGGTCGCCGCCGCCGAACAGGTAGGCGATCGGCAGCGAGCCGACCAGGAGCGTCCACTGGTTCACCTTGGACGAGATCAGCGTCGCG is a genomic window of Kineosporia corallincola containing:
- a CDS encoding response regulator transcription factor is translated as MSDRIRVLLVDDHALVRAGLTALLDAHPRIEVVGEAADGDQAVELTENAEPDVVLMDLSMPGTDGVTATRELLVRRPGTQVLVLTSFSDRNRVRDALAAGAIGYLLKDSDPQDVVNGVIAAARQGSPLDPRIARTLLTEGTVGPPPALPPLSPRELDVLRLVARGMANKQIGRALGISERTVKVHLGNVFRRIGVQDRTSAALWARENLQQ
- a CDS encoding sensor histidine kinase; translated protein: MTDDAWVSVAGAGTVRASDQPLRWGRLVGGVVVLALLVFAGVAAVSAVTARRAAEREAVNDALAITDVLGESVMQPALTDDLSSADATRRQAALDQLDVTVRERLLSDTIVRVKLWKPDGTIVYADESQLIGMRFALDDEEIEALDERVTKAEISDLSAPENRFERSNNRKLLEVYRPVWAPDGQTLLFETYSAYDAVTARTSQLWRGFGGITLTSLLLLLVAQAPLTWALVARVRRAQAEREAYLARAVQASDDERRRIAATLHDGAVQELVGSAFLVAGVADRARAAGDGTAAQQLDLAAGSVRSSIGGLRSLLVDIYPPSLRSAGLRAALTDLAAPLRAQGVGVLVEVPDEPELTAEKEELVFRVAQECLRNIMKHADAENVRVGLHGPDEEGHTVLELVDDGVGFDLGAVLARPEEGHFGLRLVADQAAAAGAELRVRTAPGEGTSWRLEVPR